The sequence below is a genomic window from Anaerocolumna chitinilytica.
AATGGAGTTGATGAATTACCAGTAATTGTCGTAGATAATACTATAGTTATGTCAGGGAGGTATCCTTCAAATGAAGAATTTGTGAAATTACTTGATGTACCTTCTGATATCCTTGTTAATAAGGCGAAACCAGTTCGGCTAAATATAAAAAAAGCTAAATCGAATGACTGTGGTTGTTCTGATGGAAGCTGCTGTTAATAATCATATAAGTTCATTTTGATAATTGACCACTCACATAAGTAATGTTATATAGGAGGAAATTTCATGGAATACTTTAATCCATACAATCTTCAGTTATCTAAATATCTATTTTTTACAGGTAAGGGAGGAGTCGGAAAAACCTCTATTGCATGTGCTACAGCAGTTACATTAGCTGATTCTGGTTATAAGGTTCTACTGATTAGTACAGATCCAGCGTCAAACTTACAAGATGTATTTGAAACTGAGCTAACCAATAAAGGGACGCCAATAAAAGAGGTTGATAATCTTATAGTAGCTAATCTTGATCCTATTGAAGCAGCGAAAGAATACAAAGAAGCTGTAATAGCACCTTATCGTGGTAAATTACCGGATGTAGTAATAAATAATATGGAAGAGCAATTATCTGGTTCTTGCACTGTAGAGATCGCAGCATTCAATGAATTTTCTAATTTTATAACAGATGAATCAATCAGTGAGAAATATAATT
It includes:
- the arsD gene encoding arsenite efflux transporter metallochaperone ArsD; the encoded protein is MKKMFIYEPAMCCSTGLCGVSVDPELLRISTTLNNLKKNGIIVERYNLSNAPQEFINNKEVNEFININGVDELPVIVVDNTIVMSGRYPSNEEFVKLLDVPSDILVNKAKPVRLNIKKAKSNDCGCSDGSCC